GACCAATTCTTCCTGGGAGTCGGGGAGACCAGCCACGGTTTTTACATAATCGGCGTCGCCTGCAATCCATTTGCCGTCGCGAAGTTCTGCGCCGCTGAGGGCCGCCTTGTAGTAACCTGCATCAATGCCGCTGTCGCGCCACTTCTTTACAAGAAGGGCCGTGACAAAAGTCTTGCCTACATCAGTACCTGTTGCTGTAACGAAATAACCCTTGCTCATAATTGATGATTGAGAATTGATGATTGAAAATGTTTCTGGGTTGTCATTCTGAGCGAAGAACCGTTAGGTTCGTAGTCGAAGAATCTAGCATTTTAAAATCTCAGAAATTGCATTTGCGGCCATTTGCAATTCTTCCTTGGAGTGTGTAGCCATGATGCTTGCCCTGAGCCTTGCCTTTCCCTTAGCTACGGTGGGGTAGCGGATGGCGGGAACCATAATTCCTTTTTCAAGCAGGTCTGCAGAAACCTTGAGAGCCTTTGCCTCGTCTCCAATTATGATGGGCACAATGGCGCTTGGAACGTTTCCGTTGATTCTTGAATCGATGAACTGGATTCCGTTTGCACTAAGAGCTTCGCAGAACGTGGTCACATTTTCTTGCAGTTTCAAAACTCTTTCTGGATGATCTTTAATGAACTGCAGGTTGTTTGCCGCGGCTTGGGCCATGGCCGGAGACATGGCTGTGGTAAAGATAAAGCTGCGGGCCTTGTTCCGTATAAAGTCAATCAGCTGTTGGGAGCCTGCGACGAAGCCCCCCTCAGTCCCCACGGCCTTGCTCAAAGTGCCGACAGTTACATCTGCATGTTCGCAAGGTACGCCACAGTCGTTATAGAATTCAGCCAATCCTCGTCCGGTCTTTCCGATAACGCCAGTGGCGTGTGCTTCATCAATCATCAGCAGACAATTGTTTTCACGAGAAATTTTCAGAAGTTCCGGCAGGTTGGCTACGTCACCGTCCATGCTGAATACAGCGTCTGTGACAATGAAAAAACGTAACGTCGTTTGCTGTTCGCCGGCTTTCGTCGTGTCGCATTTTTTGGTCTGTTCTGCACGAACGTTCGCGATGGCTTGCTGCAGGCCTGCCATGTCGTTATGCTTATAGACAACGCATTTGGCTCGGGAGAGACGGATGCCGTCGATGATGCTGGCATGATTCAGTTCGTCGCTAAAGATGATGCATTCGCTATGCGCGTCTACTTCGCGAATCTTGCCCGCGGCATTCGTGGTGCCGGCCTTAAAGACCAGCTTGCTGCACAAGGCGGAAATAACGCCTACGTTCGCCATATAGCCCGTGCCGAAAGTGATGGCGGCTTCGGTGCCTTTAAATTCAGCGATGGCTCTTTCCAGGTTTTCGTGGGGAGTCTTGTTCCCGGTGGTAAGGCGGGCGCCGCCGCTACCTGTGCCCCACTGCAAAACAGCTTCTGCTGCAGCCTGCTTAAGAGATGGCTCGTTGCATAAGTCCAGATAGGAATTCGAAGCAAGAAGAAAAACCTCGCGCTGCGTTTTATCGCTTGGCGGCTCGTCGCTAGAATCCGTGGAGCACTTAGAACCGTCAGCGATTTTCACATGGCTAGCCTCCGGCGAATCCATCAGTCGCATGGTGCGGTACGTGTGGCCGCTCTTCGCCGCCTCTAACGCTTCAAGAGTAAAATCATCAATTGCAGACATACAGAACTCTTCTAGCAGCGAACCAGAACTTTCTGCTTCTGCAGAAAGTCGATGCATTCATCGGCGGAAGCCTTGCGGGAATCGAACAGGAAGATACGCCCGCCGTTAGGGTCGCCGGGCTCCTTCATCTTCATAATACGAACGTAGCCCATCTCCCTGCTTGCCACATAGCCTGTAACATAGTCGGGATCGTCGCTGATGCAAATCTCTGCAACCATGCCCGGTGCGTTGGCAACCTTGGTGGCAAGCACGATGGCTTCGTTAAAATGATTCTTGTTGCTGATAACCGTGCTGGAATTCTCTGCGTCCATGTAGGTGGCGCGAACACCGCGCTCGTGGTCCGGTTCAACACGGGCTCCTGTAGCGATGTCGTAAAGCATTGCGCCGCGCATGCCGTAAGTCTCCTGCATCAGGGCCTGTAAACGCTGACGAAGTTCAGACGCGTCAACGGCTGCGCCATTGCTGAACAACGGGCCAATCAGCTCGAAAGCCTTGTCCAGCCCAACCTTGCTGGAATCAACATCCACGCGGGTCACCTTCAGGGCGTCCAGGAACTTGATGTCGCTTTCGTCGACGCGCTCTATCTTTATATTGATGAAATCAGGCTCGCCCTTGGAATGCCCCATGGCCCTGCGCACCATTGCCTGGCACACGGCCTCTACGCCATCTGCCTTGACAATACGCTCTGCCCCGGAAATATGCTGATCCTGGGCCGAAGCACGCATCTTTAGACTGAAAAATTCCATCAAAAACCCACGTTGGAACGTTCTAACGGCACCAAAAATAAAAAATCCCGGCAAAACCTGTCGAAATTACTCCAACATGGAATAAAGAAAATTGACTTTTTTTTACGATTTTTACCGCATTTGTAAAAAAATATCTATATATAGACCATCAAAATGACGCATTGAAATGCGATTTTTGAGCGAAATTCGGCATTTTTGCCCTCAAAGTTTGATTCATGACACAATCGTGACAAAACTTTGATAAAAATTTGACAAAACTATTGACTTTCGCAAAAAAAGTGGTATATTTATCAATGTAAACGAGAGTAAACACTCTGGAACAACAACGCTCCCCGGTGTGAATCTCAAAAAAGTGTGTAACAAACAACAAGGAGTACACTATGAAGAAGCAAGGTTTTACCCTTATTGAATTGATGGTCGTGATCGTTATC
This genomic interval from Fibrobacter sp. contains the following:
- a CDS encoding 8-amino-7-oxononanoate synthase, which codes for MSAIDDFTLEALEAAKSGHTYRTMRLMDSPEASHVKIADGSKCSTDSSDEPPSDKTQREVFLLASNSYLDLCNEPSLKQAAAEAVLQWGTGSGGARLTTGNKTPHENLERAIAEFKGTEAAITFGTGYMANVGVISALCSKLVFKAGTTNAAGKIREVDAHSECIIFSDELNHASIIDGIRLSRAKCVVYKHNDMAGLQQAIANVRAEQTKKCDTTKAGEQQTTLRFFIVTDAVFSMDGDVANLPELLKISRENNCLLMIDEAHATGVIGKTGRGLAEFYNDCGVPCEHADVTVGTLSKAVGTEGGFVAGSQQLIDFIRNKARSFIFTTAMSPAMAQAAANNLQFIKDHPERVLKLQENVTTFCEALSANGIQFIDSRINGNVPSAIVPIIIGDEAKALKVSADLLEKGIMVPAIRYPTVAKGKARLRASIMATHSKEELQMAANAISEILKC
- a CDS encoding 6-carboxyhexanoate--CoA ligase codes for the protein MEFFSLKMRASAQDQHISGAERIVKADGVEAVCQAMVRRAMGHSKGEPDFINIKIERVDESDIKFLDALKVTRVDVDSSKVGLDKAFELIGPLFSNGAAVDASELRQRLQALMQETYGMRGAMLYDIATGARVEPDHERGVRATYMDAENSSTVISNKNHFNEAIVLATKVANAPGMVAEICISDDPDYVTGYVASREMGYVRIMKMKEPGDPNGGRIFLFDSRKASADECIDFLQKQKVLVRC